One region of Micromonospora ureilytica genomic DNA includes:
- a CDS encoding FAD-dependent oxidoreductase, with translation MRYDVVVIGSGFGGSVTALRLAEKGYSVAVLEAGRRFADDEFPQTSWRARRFLWAPKLGCYGIQRLTLLRPADRRSGGGVLVLSGAGVGGGSLVYANTLYEPLPAFYGDPQWRDITDWRDELAAHYDQAKRMLGVTTYPVHTGADRAMRAVAERMGVGHTFHATPVGVHIGRPGQRVADPYFGGAGPERTGCLHCGSCMTGCRHGAKNTLVKNYLWLAERLGVTVRPLTTVTAVRPAEGGGYEVHTERTGAWLRKGRQVIHADQVVFAAGALGTQRLLHAMRADASLPGLSSRLGELTRTNSEAILGASVSRQRARSERLDYTEGVAITSSFHPDPQTHVEPVRYGRGSNAMGLLQSLLVDGGPHRVRRWLGSIVRQPGLAARMLSVRGWSERTVIALVMQSVDNSLTTRWRRGPLGSGLVTGPGHGTPSPTWIPAGNTAVRLLADEIGGTPGGSLTEPFDIPVTAHILGGAVIGATPADGVIDPWHRVYGHAGLHVIDGAAVSANLGVNPSLTITAQAERAMSFWPNKGEPDPRPPLNSPYRRLPAVPPKNPAVPAGAPGALRP, from the coding sequence ATGCGGTACGACGTGGTCGTCATCGGGTCCGGCTTCGGTGGCAGCGTGACCGCGCTCCGCCTGGCCGAGAAGGGTTACTCGGTCGCGGTCCTGGAAGCCGGCCGCCGATTCGCCGACGACGAGTTCCCGCAGACGTCCTGGCGGGCCCGCCGGTTCCTCTGGGCGCCGAAGCTGGGCTGCTACGGCATCCAACGGCTCACCCTGCTCCGCCCGGCCGACAGGCGATCCGGCGGTGGGGTGCTGGTGCTCTCCGGCGCCGGGGTGGGCGGCGGTTCGCTTGTCTACGCGAACACCCTCTACGAACCGCTGCCGGCCTTCTACGGCGACCCGCAGTGGCGGGACATCACCGACTGGCGCGACGAGTTGGCCGCCCACTACGACCAGGCGAAACGGATGCTCGGCGTCACCACGTACCCGGTGCACACCGGCGCGGACCGGGCCATGCGCGCGGTGGCCGAGCGGATGGGGGTGGGGCACACGTTCCACGCCACCCCGGTGGGTGTGCACATCGGCCGGCCCGGCCAGCGGGTCGCCGACCCGTACTTCGGTGGCGCCGGCCCGGAACGCACCGGCTGCCTGCACTGCGGCTCGTGCATGACCGGCTGCCGGCACGGGGCGAAGAACACGCTTGTCAAAAACTATCTCTGGCTCGCGGAACGGCTCGGGGTCACGGTCCGTCCGTTGACCACTGTGACCGCCGTCCGGCCCGCCGAGGGCGGCGGGTACGAGGTGCACACCGAACGCACCGGCGCCTGGCTGCGCAAGGGTCGGCAGGTCATCCACGCCGACCAGGTGGTCTTCGCCGCCGGGGCGCTCGGCACCCAGCGGCTGCTGCACGCGATGCGGGCCGACGCGTCGCTACCCGGGCTCTCGTCCCGCCTCGGCGAGCTGACCCGGACCAATTCAGAGGCGATCCTCGGCGCCTCGGTGTCACGCCAACGGGCCCGGTCCGAGCGGTTGGACTACACCGAGGGGGTGGCCATCACCAGTTCGTTCCACCCCGACCCCCAGACGCACGTCGAGCCGGTCCGCTACGGGCGAGGCTCCAACGCGATGGGGTTGCTCCAGTCGCTGCTGGTCGACGGCGGCCCGCACCGGGTACGCCGCTGGCTGGGCAGCATCGTGCGGCAGCCCGGTCTGGCCGCGCGGATGCTGTCGGTGCGCGGCTGGTCGGAGCGGACGGTGATCGCCCTGGTCATGCAGTCAGTGGACAACTCGCTGACCACCCGCTGGCGGCGCGGCCCGCTCGGTAGCGGGTTGGTCACCGGACCGGGCCACGGCACGCCCAGCCCCACCTGGATCCCGGCCGGCAACACCGCCGTCCGACTGCTCGCCGACGAGATCGGCGGCACCCCCGGCGGTTCGCTGACCGAACCCTTCGACATACCGGTGACCGCGCACATCCTGGGCGGGGCCGTCATCGGGGCCACCCCGGCCGACGGCGTGATCGACCCCTGGCACCGGGTGTACGGGCACGCCGGGCTGCACGTGATCGACGGCGCGGCCGTCTCGGCCAACCTGGGCGTGAACCCGTCCCTGACGATCACCGCCCAGGCGGAACGAGCGATGTCCTTCTGGCCCAACAAGGGCGAGCCGGACCCCCGCCCACCCCTGAACTCCCCGTATCGCCGCCTGCCCGCCGTACCCCCGAAAAACCCGGCGGTCCCGGCAGGCGCCCCCGGCGCGCTGCGACCCTGA
- a CDS encoding GuaB3 family IMP dehydrogenase-related protein codes for MRDVVEIGLGKTAQRGYHLDDIAIVPSRRTRDVDDVSTSWQLDAYPFGIPCVGHPSDATMSPSSAVRLGQLGGLGVLNVEGLWTRYENPTKVLEELAGLDEEARATKRLQEVYAEPIRPDLIAERVRELRAGGGTVAVRVSPQHTLALAPVILDAGVDILVIQGTIVSAEHVSTTDEPLNLKEFIADLDLPVIVGGCTDYKTALHLMRTGAAGVIVGIGGDEWSTTESVLGIRVPMATAIADAAAARRDYLDETGGRYVHLIADGDIQTSGDIAKALGCGADAVMLGEPLSLCDEAPAGGAWWHSAASHPSLPRGAFEVSGEPLGSMEQLLFGPADEADGQLNLFGGLRRAMAKCGYRDLKEFQKVGLVLDR; via the coding sequence ATGCGTGACGTGGTCGAGATCGGGCTGGGCAAGACCGCGCAGCGCGGCTACCACCTGGACGACATCGCCATCGTGCCGAGCCGCCGCACTCGGGACGTCGACGACGTCTCGACGTCCTGGCAGCTCGACGCGTACCCGTTCGGCATTCCGTGCGTCGGTCACCCCTCCGACGCCACCATGAGCCCGTCCTCGGCCGTGCGCCTCGGTCAGCTCGGTGGCCTCGGCGTGCTCAACGTCGAGGGGCTCTGGACCCGCTACGAGAACCCGACGAAGGTGCTGGAGGAGCTGGCCGGCCTCGACGAGGAGGCCCGCGCCACCAAGCGGCTCCAGGAGGTGTACGCCGAGCCGATCCGCCCGGACCTGATCGCGGAGCGGGTCCGCGAACTGCGCGCCGGTGGCGGCACGGTGGCGGTGCGGGTCTCCCCGCAGCACACCCTGGCGCTGGCGCCGGTGATCCTGGACGCCGGGGTGGACATCCTGGTGATCCAGGGCACCATCGTGTCGGCCGAGCACGTGTCGACCACCGACGAGCCGCTGAACCTCAAGGAGTTCATCGCCGACCTCGACCTGCCGGTGATCGTCGGTGGCTGCACGGACTACAAGACGGCGCTGCACCTGATGCGTACCGGCGCGGCCGGTGTGATCGTGGGCATCGGTGGCGACGAGTGGTCGACCACCGAGTCGGTGCTGGGCATCCGGGTGCCGATGGCCACCGCGATCGCCGACGCCGCGGCGGCCCGCCGTGACTACCTGGACGAGACCGGCGGCCGGTACGTGCACCTGATCGCCGACGGTGACATCCAGACCTCGGGCGACATCGCCAAGGCGCTCGGCTGCGGCGCGGACGCGGTGATGCTCGGTGAGCCGCTGTCGCTCTGCGACGAGGCCCCCGCCGGTGGTGCCTGGTGGCACTCGGCGGCGAGCCACCCGTCGCTGCCGCGGGGCGCCTTCGAGGTTTCCGGCGAGCCGCTCGGGTCGATGGAGCAGTTGCTCTTCGGGCCGGCGGACGAGGCCGACGGTCAGCTCAACCTGTTCGGCGGGCTGCGTCGGGCGATGGCCAAGTGCGGTTACCGCGACCTGAAGGAGTTCCAGAAGGTCGGTCTGGTCCTCGACCGCTGA
- the guaA gene encoding glutamine-hydrolyzing GMP synthase has protein sequence MSLPRPVLVVDFGAQYAQLIARRVREAKVYSEIVPHSMPIAEMLAKNPAAIILSGGPASVYAPNAPQIDAGVFSADVPVFGICYGFQAMAQALGGTVTRTGNREYGGTPLRPRLLDPGVLLRDLPADLPVWMSHGDCVTEAPEGFTVTAESAGAPVAAFEDLAGRRAGVQFHPEVGHTAHGQEMLTRFLYDIAGIEPTWTPENIIDEQVARIRAQIGDKEVICGLSGGVDSAVAAALVHKAVGDQLTCVFVDHGLLRAGEAEQVEKDYVSATGIKLKVVDATDRFLGALAGVTDPEQKRKIIGREFIRVFEAAAREIAAHGDVEFLVQGTLYPDVVESGGGTGTANIKSHHNVGGLPEDLKFALVEPLRTLFKDEVRTLGLQLGLPEAMVWRHPFPGPGLAIRIIGAVDQERLDLLRQADLIAREELTAAGLDRGVWQFPVVLLADVRSVGVQGDGRSYGHPVVLRPVSSEDAMTADWSRLPYDVVARISTRITNEVAEVNRVVLDVTSKPPGTIEWE, from the coding sequence ATGAGCCTGCCTCGCCCCGTCCTCGTGGTGGACTTCGGAGCCCAGTACGCCCAGCTCATCGCCCGCCGGGTCCGTGAGGCGAAGGTCTACTCCGAGATCGTGCCGCACTCGATGCCGATCGCCGAGATGCTGGCGAAGAACCCCGCCGCGATCATCCTCTCCGGTGGCCCGGCCAGCGTCTACGCCCCGAACGCGCCGCAGATCGACGCGGGCGTGTTCAGCGCCGACGTGCCGGTCTTCGGCATCTGCTACGGCTTCCAGGCGATGGCCCAGGCGCTCGGCGGCACTGTCACGAGGACCGGCAACCGGGAGTACGGCGGCACCCCGCTGCGCCCCCGTCTCCTCGACCCCGGTGTGCTGCTGCGGGACCTGCCGGCGGACCTACCGGTCTGGATGAGCCACGGCGACTGCGTCACCGAGGCGCCCGAGGGCTTCACGGTGACCGCCGAGTCGGCGGGCGCGCCGGTCGCCGCATTCGAGGACCTGGCCGGTCGTCGTGCCGGCGTGCAGTTCCACCCTGAGGTGGGGCACACCGCGCACGGCCAGGAGATGCTGACCCGCTTCCTCTACGACATCGCCGGCATCGAGCCGACCTGGACGCCCGAGAACATCATCGACGAGCAGGTCGCCCGGATCCGCGCCCAGATCGGCGACAAGGAGGTCATCTGCGGCCTGTCCGGCGGGGTGGACTCGGCGGTCGCCGCGGCGCTCGTGCACAAGGCGGTCGGTGACCAGCTCACCTGCGTCTTCGTCGATCACGGCCTGCTGCGCGCCGGCGAGGCCGAGCAGGTGGAGAAGGACTACGTCAGCGCCACCGGCATCAAGCTGAAGGTGGTCGACGCCACCGACCGGTTCCTCGGCGCGCTCGCCGGGGTGACCGACCCCGAGCAGAAGCGCAAGATCATTGGTCGGGAGTTCATCCGGGTCTTCGAGGCCGCGGCCCGCGAGATCGCCGCACACGGCGACGTCGAGTTCCTCGTCCAGGGCACCCTCTACCCCGACGTGGTGGAGTCCGGCGGCGGCACCGGCACCGCCAACATCAAGAGCCACCACAACGTCGGCGGCCTCCCGGAGGACCTGAAATTCGCGCTGGTCGAGCCGCTGCGCACCCTGTTCAAGGACGAGGTTCGGACGCTCGGCCTCCAACTGGGCCTGCCCGAGGCGATGGTCTGGCGGCACCCGTTCCCCGGCCCCGGCCTCGCCATCCGGATCATCGGCGCGGTCGACCAGGAACGCCTCGACCTGCTCCGCCAGGCCGACCTGATCGCCCGCGAGGAGCTGACCGCCGCCGGCCTCGACCGGGGCGTGTGGCAGTTCCCGGTGGTGCTCCTCGCCGACGTACGCAGCGTCGGTGTGCAGGGAGACGGGCGCAGCTACGGGCACCCCGTGGTGCTGCGCCCGGTCTCCAGCGAGGACGCGATGACCGCCGACTGGTCCCGGCTGCCCTACGACGTGGTAGCCCGGATCTCCACCCGGATCACCAACGAGGTCGCCGAGGTCAACCGCGTGGTCCTGGACGTCACCAGCAAGCCGCCGGGCACCATCGAGTGGGAGTGA
- a CDS encoding M1 family metallopeptidase, which translates to MVLTGRRLRVAAALTCVIGLVATGCTGDDRDGFRPGAADAGDPYVPGHGNGGYDVAHYGLDVRYDPSTDRLTGRAVITATATQDLSRFNLDLSGLDVSAVTVADAAADHRRGDGELVVTPRDGLPRGRQFTVTVDYAGVPAAVDDGALGSGGFLHTADGAVALGQPDSAATWFPVNDHPSDKATYDLAVTVPDGLAALGNGVPGPRSSAGGWTTWRWSERAPMASYLSTLVIGDYRVVTGTHAGRPMVTAVAASLPAAGGAATSLARTGAIVDFLASRFGPYPFDSYGGIVIADDRVGYALETQSRPVYGPGFFADDRPNPSVVAHELAHQWFGDSVSLTRWGDIWLNEGFASYAEWLWEEHDGGRTAQRNFEIQYARTDWAQPSVEPGREQMFGSAVYKRGALAVHALRRTVGDDLFFRILRTWTTERAGGNATTADLVALAERVAQRQLRPLFDAWLVGGSAPTLP; encoded by the coding sequence ATGGTCCTGACCGGACGGAGACTGCGCGTCGCCGCCGCGCTGACCTGCGTGATCGGGCTGGTCGCTACCGGTTGTACTGGCGACGACCGCGACGGCTTCCGGCCCGGCGCCGCCGATGCCGGCGACCCGTACGTGCCGGGGCACGGCAACGGCGGTTACGACGTCGCGCACTACGGCCTCGACGTCCGCTACGACCCGTCGACCGACCGGCTGACCGGTCGGGCCGTCATCACGGCCACCGCCACCCAGGACCTGTCCCGGTTCAATCTGGACCTTTCCGGCCTGGACGTCAGCGCTGTCACGGTGGCCGACGCGGCGGCCGACCACCGGCGCGGCGACGGCGAGCTGGTGGTGACGCCCCGCGACGGCCTGCCGCGCGGTCGGCAGTTCACAGTGACTGTCGACTACGCGGGCGTACCCGCGGCCGTCGACGACGGGGCGTTGGGCAGCGGCGGTTTCCTGCACACGGCCGACGGCGCGGTGGCGCTCGGTCAACCCGACTCGGCGGCCACCTGGTTCCCGGTCAACGACCACCCGTCGGACAAGGCCACCTACGACCTGGCGGTGACCGTCCCGGACGGCCTGGCCGCGCTGGGCAACGGCGTACCCGGGCCGAGGAGCAGCGCCGGCGGCTGGACCACCTGGCGCTGGTCGGAACGCGCCCCGATGGCCAGCTACCTGAGCACGCTGGTGATCGGCGACTACCGGGTGGTGACCGGCACGCACGCCGGCCGGCCGATGGTCACGGCGGTGGCCGCGAGCCTGCCGGCGGCCGGCGGCGCGGCCACCTCGCTGGCCCGCACCGGCGCGATCGTCGACTTCCTGGCCAGCCGCTTCGGGCCGTACCCGTTCGACTCGTACGGGGGGATCGTGATCGCCGACGACCGGGTCGGGTACGCGCTGGAGACCCAGTCCCGGCCGGTCTACGGGCCTGGCTTCTTCGCCGACGACCGGCCGAACCCGAGCGTCGTCGCACACGAGCTGGCGCACCAGTGGTTCGGCGACAGTGTGTCGTTGACCAGGTGGGGTGACATCTGGCTCAACGAGGGCTTCGCCAGCTACGCCGAGTGGCTGTGGGAGGAGCACGACGGCGGTCGGACCGCCCAACGCAACTTCGAGATCCAGTACGCGAGGACCGACTGGGCACAGCCGTCGGTCGAGCCGGGCCGGGAGCAGATGTTCGGCTCGGCCGTCTACAAGCGCGGGGCGCTCGCCGTACACGCGTTGCGCCGGACCGTTGGTGACGACCTCTTCTTCCGCATCCTGCGCACCTGGACCACCGAGCGGGCGGGGGGCAACGCGACCACCGCGGACCTCGTCGCGCTGGCCGAGCGGGTCGCGCAGCGGCAACTGCGTCCGCTCTTCGACGCCTGGTTGGTGGGCGGATCGGCCCCCACACTGCCGTGA
- a CDS encoding LCP family protein, translating into MVLGSMAPRRRWLLLGLAALAVVALIAAGAVVITRLTGDNKPGGAPVGGSPTPSPVGTPTPSPSGPPPGADITGPLNLLLVGVDTRVSVPGWEPHSDAVLVLHVPKGLDRAYLFSLPRDLLVDIPAFPKAGYKGGKTKLTHAMSFGSRVPGKPKQPSTAQGYELLRSTVSGYTGLRIDAGAVLTFNGFDRLVDTLGGVDIYVDQRVESLHRRPDGKYRESAPGGYKGPQQVYEKGERHLNGWQALDYARQRYITGGDYARQRHQQQLIRAMTRKILDEGLARQPERVDQVVSALGDTLVYVGGRKIVDIAYALSGLPENRFTLVGLPGSGVGKGSAYRGEQLTTEGRKFLTELRAGRADAYLAAHPKLVVKN; encoded by the coding sequence ATGGTTCTCGGGTCGATGGCACCGCGCCGACGGTGGCTGCTGCTGGGGTTGGCGGCTCTCGCCGTCGTCGCGCTGATCGCGGCCGGCGCGGTGGTGATCACCCGGCTGACCGGCGACAACAAGCCGGGCGGCGCTCCGGTCGGCGGCTCACCGACCCCGTCGCCGGTCGGCACGCCGACCCCGAGCCCCAGCGGTCCACCACCGGGCGCGGACATCACCGGCCCGCTCAACCTGCTGCTGGTCGGTGTGGACACCCGGGTCAGCGTGCCCGGGTGGGAGCCGCACTCGGACGCCGTGCTGGTGCTGCACGTACCCAAGGGGTTGGATCGGGCGTACCTCTTCTCGCTCCCCCGCGACCTGCTGGTGGACATCCCGGCGTTCCCGAAGGCCGGCTACAAGGGCGGCAAGACCAAGCTCACGCACGCGATGAGCTTCGGCAGCCGGGTGCCGGGCAAACCCAAACAACCAAGCACAGCCCAGGGGTACGAACTGCTGCGCAGCACGGTCAGCGGTTACACCGGGCTGCGCATCGACGCCGGCGCGGTGCTCACGTTCAACGGGTTCGACCGGCTGGTGGACACCCTGGGCGGGGTGGACATCTACGTCGACCAGCGGGTCGAGTCGTTGCACCGCCGACCGGACGGCAAGTACCGGGAGAGCGCGCCGGGCGGGTACAAGGGGCCGCAGCAGGTCTACGAGAAGGGCGAGCGGCACCTCAACGGCTGGCAGGCGCTGGACTACGCGCGGCAGCGCTACATCACCGGCGGTGACTACGCGCGGCAGCGTCACCAGCAGCAGCTGATCCGGGCGATGACCCGCAAGATCCTGGACGAGGGCCTGGCCCGGCAACCGGAGCGCGTCGACCAGGTGGTCTCCGCGCTGGGCGACACGCTTGTCTACGTGGGCGGGCGGAAGATCGTCGACATCGCGTACGCCCTGAGTGGATTGCCGGAGAACCGTTTCACGCTGGTCGGGCTACCCGGTTCCGGTGTCGGCAAGGGCAGCGCCTACCGGGGTGAACAGCTGACCACGGAGGGCCGGAAGTTCCTCACCGAACTCCGGGCCGGCCGCGCCGACGCGTACCTGGCCGCCCACCCCAAACTGGTCGTCAAGAACTGA
- a CDS encoding PspC domain-containing protein — protein MTSTTAPRAPYKQLRRPTTDRMVAGVASGVGRYFAVDPTLVRVIFAVTGLLTGGLALFAYPIMWFLMPEEPTGAPAWPHAAGVAPQNGPPPTAGPAPGGPPQGYAPTPPYPPTTPPSMPPAA, from the coding sequence ATGACATCGACCACCGCTCCCCGCGCCCCGTACAAGCAGCTTCGGCGACCCACGACCGACCGCATGGTCGCCGGGGTCGCCAGCGGCGTCGGCCGCTACTTCGCCGTCGATCCCACACTGGTCCGGGTGATCTTCGCGGTCACTGGCCTGCTCACCGGCGGGCTCGCGCTGTTCGCGTACCCGATCATGTGGTTCCTGATGCCGGAGGAGCCGACCGGCGCGCCGGCCTGGCCGCACGCCGCGGGCGTCGCGCCGCAGAACGGCCCGCCGCCCACCGCCGGGCCCGCCCCCGGTGGGCCGCCGCAGGGGTACGCCCCGACGCCGCCCTACCCGCCGACGACCCCGCCCAGCATGCCGCCGGCCGCGTGA
- a CDS encoding sugar phosphate isomerase/epimerase family protein, with the protein MPDHTAPDATPTGRLSRRSLLAASAGAAAAIGAAGLPVLATGTPALANPGNASKLRVEPLIPARNRGIILYSVRDRITAAPDDSGVPYGFERVLARLAEIGYKEIEFAGYTQSTEILGRQITPTEIRKILDDNGLVANGTHATIQPATFQQQLDIAEELGMKNIGTGSDPTSSAYKAEWDAAADIWNELGRQAKARGMRLYTHNHDAAYSFLIDRGPRDAQGRQTRSSGIRRLEYFFEITDPRYVFFELDIYWAYVARYKHQKYVNPAGQEVTDLFDPILTVADRTTRFPLFHAKDGDRDTSVPNGYQMTPLGDGDLNFQQFFQTIGERNFHHANWEMDTAPGGTDNKGQSLDFAATSYQNMSDLTIYVEK; encoded by the coding sequence ATGCCAGACCACACCGCCCCCGACGCCACCCCCACCGGGCGGCTCAGCCGCCGATCCCTGCTCGCCGCCTCCGCCGGGGCCGCCGCCGCGATCGGCGCGGCCGGCCTACCCGTCCTCGCCACCGGCACCCCCGCGCTCGCCAACCCCGGCAACGCGAGCAAACTGCGGGTCGAGCCGCTGATCCCGGCCAGAAACCGCGGCATCATCCTCTACAGCGTCCGCGACCGGATCACCGCCGCGCCCGATGACAGCGGAGTGCCGTACGGCTTCGAGCGCGTCCTCGCCCGACTCGCCGAGATCGGCTACAAGGAGATCGAGTTCGCCGGCTACACCCAGAGCACCGAGATCCTGGGCCGGCAGATCACCCCCACCGAGATCCGCAAGATCCTCGATGACAACGGCCTGGTGGCCAACGGCACCCACGCCACGATCCAACCGGCCACCTTCCAGCAACAACTGGACATCGCCGAGGAACTCGGCATGAAGAACATCGGCACCGGCAGCGACCCGACCAGCAGCGCGTACAAGGCCGAGTGGGACGCCGCCGCCGACATCTGGAACGAGTTGGGCCGACAGGCCAAGGCCCGAGGCATGCGGCTCTACACGCACAACCACGACGCCGCGTACAGCTTCCTCATCGACCGGGGCCCACGCGACGCGCAGGGCCGGCAGACCCGATCCTCCGGCATCCGCCGGCTGGAGTACTTCTTCGAGATCACCGACCCGCGGTACGTCTTCTTCGAGCTGGACATCTACTGGGCCTACGTGGCCCGCTACAAGCACCAGAAGTACGTCAACCCGGCCGGGCAGGAGGTGACCGACCTGTTCGACCCGATCCTCACCGTGGCCGACCGGACCACCCGGTTCCCGCTCTTCCACGCCAAGGACGGCGACCGGGACACCAGCGTCCCCAACGGGTACCAGATGACCCCGCTGGGCGACGGCGACCTCAACTTCCAGCAGTTCTTCCAGACCATCGGCGAACGCAACTTCCACCACGCCAACTGGGAGATGGACACCGCCCCCGGCGGCACGGACAACAAGGGCCAGTCGCTCGACTTCGCGGCGACCAGCTACCAGAACATGTCCGACCTGACCATCTACGTGGAGAAGTGA
- a CDS encoding NUDIX hydrolase, which produces MTTLLKPLRRIAAYAVCADSSGRVLLVRASERSGTPGTWSLPGGAVDHGEDPNHTVVRETAAETGLSVAVTGLADVLADMRALPDRGITIHTDRLIYRVAVRGGTLADRVGERPTDLARWYTLDEARELPLRSFTARALGLPASSADVVPDEAPEFPSFYAVPGPDGLHRAQRFAAYAVCTDPAGRVLLTRISDGYPGAGCWHLPGGGTDYGEQPGAALIRELIEETGQAGRLVELLGVASHRDAASLGPEGYPIDWHGVRAFYRVVVDQPNPLTVADVGGSTCEARWFGREELGALPTDRLTEVTAEAVQAAQLT; this is translated from the coding sequence GTGACCACCTTGCTGAAGCCGCTCCGCAGGATCGCGGCATACGCAGTTTGTGCTGATTCAAGCGGCCGAGTCTTGCTGGTCCGCGCATCGGAGCGCTCCGGCACCCCCGGCACGTGGTCGCTGCCCGGCGGGGCGGTCGACCACGGCGAGGACCCCAACCACACGGTCGTTCGCGAGACCGCCGCCGAAACCGGCCTCTCGGTCGCCGTCACCGGCCTGGCCGACGTGCTCGCCGACATGCGCGCACTCCCCGACCGCGGCATCACCATCCACACCGACCGGCTGATCTACCGGGTGGCCGTACGCGGCGGCACCCTTGCCGACCGGGTCGGCGAACGCCCCACCGACCTGGCCCGGTGGTACACCCTCGACGAGGCGCGCGAGCTGCCGCTGCGTTCGTTCACCGCACGCGCCCTCGGGCTGCCCGCCTCCTCGGCCGACGTGGTGCCCGACGAGGCACCCGAATTCCCCTCCTTCTACGCCGTGCCCGGCCCCGACGGGCTGCACCGAGCCCAGCGCTTCGCCGCGTACGCGGTCTGCACCGACCCCGCCGGTCGAGTGCTGCTCACCCGCATCTCCGACGGGTACCCGGGCGCCGGCTGCTGGCACCTCCCCGGCGGCGGCACCGACTACGGCGAGCAACCCGGCGCGGCACTCATCCGGGAACTGATCGAGGAGACCGGGCAGGCCGGCCGCCTCGTCGAACTGCTCGGAGTCGCCAGCCACCGCGACGCCGCCTCACTCGGCCCCGAGGGCTACCCGATCGACTGGCACGGCGTACGCGCCTTCTACCGAGTCGTCGTCGACCAGCCCAACCCCCTGACCGTGGCCGACGTCGGCGGCTCCACCTGCGAGGCCCGCTGGTTCGGCCGCGAGGAGTTGGGCGCCCTCCCCACCGACCGCCTCACCGAGGTGACCGCCGAAGCAGTCCAAGCAGCCCAACTCACCTGA
- a CDS encoding M1 family metallopeptidase — protein sequence MRGTRHRLRMGAGLLVTGALALSGCDSAGTETASPPSTSPTPARTFTAGADGVGDAYFPTYGNGGYDVARYAVKVRYDPAKDQLTGTTTVRATATADLATFNLDLAGLTVSAVTVDGAPATHSRKRNELVIKPTSGLINGNGFVAEITYAGKPKPLKNETLGDGGFLHTSDGAIALGQPESASTWFPVNDHPSDKAAYDFEVTVPDGLTAISNGVPGGKTSSGGWTTWKWSEKSPMASYLSTLVIGKFRITTGEHKGRPVYNAVTTTEAKGSADASIAQTVAVADYLESVFGPYPFDAYGGVVISDSRISYALETQSRPVYAASFFRQGENTEVVAHELAHQWFGDSVALAKWEDIWLNEGFATYAEWLWAEHTKAYTAKEAFDRRYAEMSAQVWRTPPGKPGVEKLFSESVYQRGGMTLHALRVAVGDKAFFEIVKTWAAEKRDGTAITAEFVAVAERISGKQLDALFDAWLYDTKKPALPKRL from the coding sequence ATGCGGGGGACGCGGCACAGACTGCGAATGGGTGCCGGCCTGCTGGTGACCGGTGCGCTCGCACTGTCCGGATGCGACTCGGCGGGCACGGAGACGGCCTCACCACCGAGCACGTCTCCCACACCGGCTCGGACGTTCACCGCGGGCGCCGACGGGGTCGGCGACGCCTACTTCCCGACCTACGGCAACGGCGGCTACGACGTCGCGCGGTACGCCGTGAAGGTGCGCTACGACCCGGCCAAGGACCAGCTGACGGGTACGACCACAGTGCGGGCCACCGCGACCGCCGACCTGGCGACGTTCAACCTCGACCTGGCCGGCCTGACCGTCAGCGCGGTCACCGTGGACGGCGCGCCGGCGACCCACAGCCGGAAGCGGAACGAGCTGGTGATCAAGCCGACCTCCGGCCTGATCAACGGCAACGGGTTCGTCGCTGAGATCACCTACGCCGGTAAGCCGAAGCCGCTGAAGAACGAGACGCTCGGTGACGGTGGCTTCCTGCACACCTCCGACGGCGCCATCGCGCTGGGTCAGCCCGAGTCGGCCAGCACCTGGTTCCCGGTCAACGACCACCCGTCGGACAAGGCGGCCTACGACTTCGAGGTCACCGTTCCGGACGGCCTGACCGCGATCAGCAACGGCGTTCCCGGCGGCAAGACCAGCTCGGGCGGTTGGACCACCTGGAAGTGGTCGGAGAAGTCGCCGATGGCCAGCTATCTGAGCACGCTGGTGATCGGCAAGTTCCGGATCACCACCGGCGAGCACAAGGGCCGCCCCGTCTACAACGCGGTCACCACCACCGAGGCCAAGGGGAGCGCTGACGCGTCCATCGCGCAGACCGTCGCGGTGGCCGACTACCTGGAGAGCGTGTTCGGGCCGTACCCGTTCGACGCGTACGGCGGGGTGGTGATCTCCGACAGCCGGATCTCCTACGCCCTGGAGACGCAGAGCCGACCGGTCTACGCGGCGAGTTTCTTCCGGCAGGGCGAGAACACCGAGGTCGTCGCCCACGAACTGGCCCACCAGTGGTTCGGCGACAGCGTCGCGTTGGCCAAGTGGGAGGACATCTGGCTCAACGAGGGCTTCGCGACGTACGCGGAGTGGCTCTGGGCCGAGCACACCAAGGCGTACACCGCCAAGGAGGCGTTCGACAGGCGGTACGCCGAGATGTCCGCGCAGGTGTGGAGGACGCCGCCGGGCAAGCCGGGCGTGGAGAAGCTGTTCAGCGAGTCGGTCTACCAGCGCGGCGGCATGACCCTGCACGCCCTGCGGGTGGCCGTCGGTGACAAGGCGTTCTTCGAGATCGTCAAGACCTGGGCGGCGGAGAAGCGCGACGGCACGGCCATCACTGCCGAGTTCGTGGCTGTGGCCGAGCGGATCTCCGGCAAGCAGCTCGACGCGCTCTTCGACGCCTGGCTCTACGACACCAAGAAGCCCGCCCTGCCCAAGCGGCTCTGA